One window from the genome of Gemmatimonadota bacterium encodes:
- a CDS encoding FAD-binding oxidoreductase, producing the protein MPDVTFRTIDGGEITVAEAEVQALGAGFSGRLLSAADDDYDESRAIWNAMIDRWPVLIARCADADDVAAALALAARHRLLVSVRGGGHNIAGNAVCDGGLMISLEDMNGVEVDAETRTARVGPGATLGDFDAAVQAHGLTTPAGINSTTGIAGFTLGGGFGWLSRRYGMTIDNLLSADVILPSGRRVRASAEDEPDLFWAIRGGGGNFGVVSSFEFRLYPVGPEILAGLIVHPGDDAGDFLRFYRKFAPTLGDDTSAWVVLRQAPPLPFLPEEWHGRNVVVVPAFHGGDMAEGERALQPLRDFGSPIADVIGPTPYVDWQQAFDPLLTPGARNYWKSHDFLELSDGFLDAFVSAAGRLPTPECELFLAQVGGEMGRIAPDATAYPNRDVNYIMNVHARWQDPAVDDECVRWARELFDATAPHATGSAYVNFMPEDETDAVQRAYGDHFARLAALKARYDPDNLLRMNQNIAPAVE; encoded by the coding sequence ATGCCGGATGTCACTTTTCGTACGATCGACGGCGGCGAGATCACCGTCGCCGAGGCCGAGGTGCAGGCGCTGGGCGCGGGTTTTTCCGGGCGCCTTCTGAGCGCCGCCGACGACGACTACGACGAGTCGCGTGCCATCTGGAACGCCATGATCGATCGCTGGCCGGTGCTGATCGCCCGGTGCGCGGATGCGGACGACGTCGCCGCCGCGCTCGCGCTGGCGGCCCGGCATCGGCTGCTCGTGTCCGTGCGCGGAGGCGGCCACAACATCGCCGGCAACGCGGTGTGTGACGGCGGCCTGATGATCAGCCTGGAGGACATGAACGGCGTGGAGGTGGACGCCGAGACGCGCACCGCACGGGTGGGGCCGGGCGCCACGCTGGGAGACTTCGACGCCGCCGTGCAGGCTCACGGCCTGACCACCCCCGCGGGGATCAACTCGACCACCGGGATCGCCGGATTCACGCTGGGTGGGGGCTTCGGCTGGCTGAGCCGCCGCTACGGCATGACCATCGACAATCTGCTGTCCGCGGACGTGATCCTGCCCTCCGGCCGCCGCGTGCGCGCCAGCGCGGAGGACGAGCCCGACCTGTTCTGGGCGATTCGAGGCGGGGGCGGCAATTTCGGCGTCGTCAGCTCGTTCGAATTTCGCCTGTATCCGGTGGGCCCGGAGATCCTGGCCGGGCTCATCGTGCACCCGGGCGACGATGCGGGCGACTTTCTGCGCTTCTACCGGAAGTTCGCGCCCACGCTGGGGGACGACACGTCGGCCTGGGTGGTGCTGCGCCAGGCGCCGCCGCTGCCCTTCCTGCCGGAGGAGTGGCACGGCCGGAACGTGGTCGTGGTCCCGGCCTTCCACGGAGGCGACATGGCGGAAGGCGAGCGCGCGCTGCAGCCGCTACGCGATTTCGGCAGCCCCATCGCGGACGTGATCGGCCCCACGCCCTACGTGGACTGGCAGCAGGCTTTCGACCCGCTACTGACCCCGGGCGCGCGCAACTACTGGAAGTCGCACGATTTCCTGGAGCTGTCCGACGGCTTCCTGGACGCGTTCGTGAGCGCCGCCGGCAGGCTTCCCACCCCGGAGTGCGAGCTCTTCTTGGCGCAGGTGGGCGGCGAGATGGGTCGCATTGCCCCGGACGCCACGGCGTACCCGAACCGCGACGTGAATTACATCATGAACGTGCACGCCCGCTGGCAGGACCCGGCTGTGGACGATGAGTGCGTTCGTTGGGCGAGGGAGCTCTTCGATGCGACGGCGCCGCACGCGACCGGCAGCGCCTACGTGAATTTCATGCCCGAGGACGAAACGGACGCGGTGCAGCGCGCCTACGGAGACCACTTCGCGCGCCTGGCGGCGCTCAAGGCGCGCTACGACCCCGACAATCTGCTGCGCATGAACCAGAACATCGCGCCCGCGGTCGAATAG
- a CDS encoding TerB family tellurite resistance protein — protein sequence MNWLPIGREGHTRMLLDAIKSLLGGKTDQADSAADEASASDDAASAEAAASPDHPDINPVHLAACTLLLEVAYADGEFTDDEQVHLEEVLERHFRLPPSAGRKLLEVADVERRSAIDHYKFTSILKENYDLGQKMVLAEVMWGLVLADGVVAEHEQYLTRKIANLLDLKPGYLSAAKKNAGG from the coding sequence TTGAACTGGTTGCCCATCGGCCGCGAAGGACACACCCGCATGTTGCTCGACGCGATCAAATCCCTGCTCGGGGGCAAGACGGACCAGGCCGACTCCGCCGCCGACGAGGCGTCTGCCTCCGACGACGCGGCATCAGCCGAGGCCGCGGCATCGCCCGACCACCCCGACATCAACCCCGTCCACCTGGCCGCCTGCACGCTGCTGCTCGAGGTCGCGTACGCCGACGGCGAGTTCACCGACGACGAACAGGTCCACCTGGAGGAGGTGCTCGAGAGGCACTTCCGGCTGCCTCCTTCGGCCGGCCGCAAGCTGCTCGAAGTGGCTGACGTGGAGCGCCGCAGCGCCATCGATCACTACAAGTTCACTTCGATCCTGAAGGAGAACTACGACCTGGGGCAGAAGATGGTGCTGGCCGAGGTCATGTGGGGGCTGGTGCTGGCCGATGGGGTGGTGGCCGAGCACGAGCAGTACCTGACCCGCAAGATCGCCAACCTGCTGGACCTCAAGCCGGGCTACCTGTCGGCGGCGAAGAAGAACGCCGGGGGCTGA
- a CDS encoding 1-acyl-sn-glycerol-3-phosphate acyltransferase, whose product MRDFIARALGATAALFYRLECRGADYPSGPMVVAANHPNALLDPLIVLRSAGRLVRPLAKAPLFSHPIVGVALRVLGGLPVYRRRDDPALMGQNDRTFEAAIAALADGAAIQIFPEGQSHSASELSPLKTGAARIALQAEAAHGWSLGVRIVPVGLTYARKPFFRGDALALVGEPIGVDDLHAAYEADDHAAARELTKRIDAGLRAVTVNLSSHEERALVETAERIWAREKGLARWRERAPLGTRVPRLQAFARGLAWLRASDPERHQELADRVGRYRRLADALGAGEAADVPPATALFDVVRYLLLRALPLALAGLVAAAGAIAWAIPYLVPQIIVRRASLREDELATWKLAPSILAYPAMYAVWLLVAFRLGGWPAVLVAAVALPFLGAFAVAWRERLRHAYEDARLFLRTVGRPETVTRLAAERAALVAEFDRIAEQAEEE is encoded by the coding sequence ATGCGCGACTTCATCGCCCGCGCCCTCGGCGCCACCGCGGCGCTCTTCTACAGGCTCGAGTGCCGCGGCGCGGACTACCCGTCCGGGCCGATGGTGGTCGCGGCCAACCACCCCAACGCCCTGCTGGATCCGCTGATCGTGCTCCGGTCGGCGGGTCGCCTGGTGCGGCCTCTGGCCAAGGCGCCGCTGTTCTCGCACCCGATCGTAGGCGTCGCACTGCGCGTGCTCGGCGGTCTCCCGGTGTACCGGCGCCGGGACGATCCCGCGCTCATGGGGCAGAACGATCGCACCTTCGAGGCGGCCATCGCCGCACTCGCGGACGGCGCCGCGATCCAGATCTTCCCGGAGGGCCAGAGCCACTCGGCGTCCGAGCTGTCGCCGCTGAAAACGGGCGCGGCGCGCATCGCGCTGCAGGCCGAGGCGGCGCACGGCTGGTCCCTGGGGGTCCGCATCGTTCCGGTGGGGCTCACCTACGCGCGCAAGCCTTTCTTCCGGGGCGACGCGCTGGCGCTGGTGGGCGAGCCGATCGGCGTGGACGACCTGCACGCGGCCTACGAGGCGGACGACCACGCCGCCGCGCGCGAGCTCACCAAGCGCATCGACGCGGGCTTGCGCGCGGTCACCGTCAACCTGTCCAGCCACGAAGAGCGCGCGCTGGTGGAGACCGCCGAGCGCATCTGGGCGCGCGAGAAAGGCCTGGCGCGTTGGCGCGAACGCGCCCCGCTGGGCACGCGGGTGCCGCGCCTGCAGGCGTTCGCGCGCGGGCTCGCTTGGCTGCGCGCGAGTGACCCCGAGCGCCACCAGGAGCTGGCAGATCGGGTCGGGCGCTACCGGCGCCTGGCCGACGCCCTTGGCGCGGGCGAGGCCGCCGACGTGCCGCCCGCCACGGCGCTCTTCGATGTCGTCCGCTACCTGCTCCTGCGCGCGCTGCCGCTGGCTCTGGCCGGGCTGGTCGCGGCCGCCGGCGCCATCGCCTGGGCGATCCCCTACCTGGTGCCGCAGATCATCGTCCGGCGCGCTTCGCTACGCGAGGACGAGCTGGCCACCTGGAAGCTCGCGCCCTCGATCCTGGCCTATCCGGCGATGTACGCGGTGTGGCTGTTGGTCGCGTTCCGACTGGGCGGCTGGCCGGCGGTCCTCGTGGCGGCGGTCGCGCTGCCTTTCCTGGGCGCGTTCGCGGTCGCCTGGCGGGAGCGTCTGCGGCATGCCTATGAGGACGCGCGGCTTTTCCTGAGAACCGTGGGCCGGCCAGAGACGGTGACCAGGCTGGCCGCCGAGCGCGCCGCGCTGGTCGCGGAGTTCGACCGGATCGCGGAGCAGGCGGAGGAGGAGTAG
- a CDS encoding transferrin receptor-like dimerization domain-containing protein — protein MRTAPTLAAATILAALAAPATRAQSLDAQDGGLIVGFTPAAGEAQLALEADFDALLDAEHLADWMERMTVEPFYVGSPQNRANAEFTAELFRSWGYDVEIEEYRVLFPKPRIRVLEMVAPEAFTASLEEPVLEGEATTEIGDRLPTYNAYSADGDVTAELVYVNQGIPRDYEDLERLGIDVEGKIVIARYGGSWRGIKPKVAAEHGAIGTILYSDPRDDGYFQGDTYPDGPFRRRDGVQRGSVSDMPLYPGDPLTPGVGATPDARRLPLDEAPSLMKIPVLPISHADALPLLRALAGPVAPASWRGALPLTYHVGPGPTRVRLHLEFDWNLEPAYNVIARLEGSVHPDEWVMRGNHRDGWAMGAQDPISGHVAMMEEARAIGELARRGHRPRRSLVFASWDAEEPGLLGSTEWVEHHADELREKLAIYINTDGSGRGFLRMGGSHTLQKMMNQVAREVDDPQTGVTVWQREHARRAVNGDREPSERGDLLLSPLGSGSDYTPFLQHLGIASLNLSYGGENAGGSYHSQFDNFDHYTRFGDPGFAYGVALARTTGRATLRAANAEILPFLFGPFVDNVKTYRDEVIELLEEVREETERDNALVAMNAYELAADPTKRYVPPEAEGEVPHLNFAPLQNAIDRLEPSARAYDSALHAALAAGVALPDDVRALNARLIATERAMTRPDGLPRRDWFRHQIYAPGFYTGYGVKTLPGIREAIEQREWAEADAQVARIAETLDALSAEIDRAAALLR, from the coding sequence ATGCGCACAGCTCCCACGCTCGCCGCAGCAACGATTCTCGCGGCCCTCGCGGCGCCGGCGACGCGCGCCCAGTCCCTCGACGCTCAGGACGGCGGCCTCATCGTCGGCTTCACGCCCGCGGCCGGAGAGGCGCAGCTAGCCCTGGAGGCCGACTTCGACGCGCTCCTCGACGCGGAGCACCTCGCGGACTGGATGGAGCGGATGACGGTCGAGCCGTTCTACGTGGGATCCCCGCAGAACCGTGCGAACGCGGAGTTCACCGCGGAGCTGTTCCGATCGTGGGGCTATGACGTGGAGATCGAGGAGTACCGGGTGCTGTTCCCCAAGCCGCGGATCCGCGTGCTCGAGATGGTAGCGCCCGAGGCGTTCACGGCGAGCCTCGAGGAGCCGGTGCTGGAAGGCGAGGCGACCACCGAGATCGGCGACCGATTGCCGACCTACAACGCGTACTCCGCCGACGGCGACGTCACCGCCGAGCTGGTCTACGTCAACCAGGGCATCCCGCGCGACTACGAGGATCTCGAGCGGCTCGGGATAGACGTCGAGGGCAAGATCGTTATCGCCCGCTACGGCGGTTCCTGGCGCGGCATTAAGCCCAAGGTCGCCGCCGAGCACGGGGCCATCGGCACGATCCTGTACTCCGACCCCCGCGACGACGGCTACTTCCAGGGCGACACGTACCCGGACGGCCCCTTCCGGCGGCGGGACGGCGTGCAGCGCGGCTCGGTCAGCGACATGCCGCTCTATCCGGGCGATCCGCTGACCCCGGGCGTGGGGGCGACCCCGGACGCCCGCCGGCTTCCGCTCGACGAGGCACCGTCGCTCATGAAGATCCCGGTGCTGCCCATCTCGCACGCGGACGCGCTGCCGCTGCTGCGCGCGCTGGCAGGACCGGTGGCGCCGGCGTCCTGGCGCGGCGCGCTGCCGCTGACCTACCACGTGGGTCCCGGCCCCACGCGCGTGCGCCTGCACCTGGAGTTCGACTGGAACCTGGAGCCCGCCTACAACGTGATCGCCCGGCTGGAGGGGTCGGTGCACCCGGACGAGTGGGTGATGCGCGGCAACCACCGCGACGGCTGGGCGATGGGCGCGCAGGACCCCATCTCCGGCCACGTGGCGATGATGGAGGAGGCGCGCGCGATAGGGGAGCTGGCGCGGCGCGGCCACCGGCCCCGGCGCTCCCTGGTGTTCGCGTCGTGGGACGCCGAGGAACCCGGACTGCTCGGCTCCACCGAGTGGGTCGAGCACCACGCCGACGAGCTGCGCGAAAAGCTGGCCATCTACATCAACACCGACGGCAGCGGCCGCGGCTTCCTGCGCATGGGTGGCTCGCACACCCTTCAGAAGATGATGAACCAGGTCGCCAGGGAGGTGGATGATCCGCAGACGGGGGTCACCGTGTGGCAGCGCGAGCACGCGCGGCGCGCGGTCAACGGCGACCGCGAGCCGAGCGAGCGGGGCGACCTGCTCCTGTCGCCCCTCGGGTCGGGGTCCGACTACACGCCGTTCCTGCAGCACCTGGGGATCGCGTCGCTGAACCTCAGCTACGGCGGCGAGAACGCCGGCGGCAGCTACCACTCGCAGTTCGACAACTTCGACCACTATACGCGCTTCGGCGACCCCGGCTTCGCTTACGGCGTCGCGCTCGCCCGCACCACTGGGCGTGCCACGCTGAGGGCGGCGAACGCCGAGATCCTGCCGTTCCTGTTCGGCCCGTTCGTGGACAACGTCAAGACCTACCGCGACGAGGTCATCGAGCTGCTGGAGGAGGTCCGCGAGGAGACCGAGCGGGACAACGCGCTGGTGGCCATGAACGCGTACGAGCTCGCGGCCGACCCGACCAAGCGGTACGTGCCGCCGGAGGCGGAGGGCGAGGTGCCGCACCTCAACTTCGCGCCGCTCCAGAACGCCATCGACCGCCTGGAGCCGAGCGCCCGCGCGTACGATTCGGCGCTGCACGCCGCCCTGGCCGCCGGCGTAGCGCTGCCCGACGACGTGCGCGCGCTGAACGCCCGGCTCATCGCCACCGAGCGCGCCATGACGCGGCCCGACGGCCTGCCCCGCCGCGACTGGTTCCGGCACCAGATCTACGCGCCCGGCTTCTACACGGGCTACGGCGTGAAGACGCTGCCCGGCATCCGCGAGGCGATCGAGCAGCGGGAGTGGGCCGAGGCGGACGCCCAGGTGGCGCGCATCGCGGAAACGCTGGACGCGCTGAGCGCCGAGATCGACCGCGCGGCGGCGCTGCTGCGTTGA
- a CDS encoding substrate-binding domain-containing protein — protein MRRRATFALLAGAACLVAAGCAEAPARVVLATTTSTEDSGLLGALLPLFHEAHPGYAVNVVAVGTGAALDLGRRGDADVLLVHHPEGEREFIAAGHGTGRCELMLNDFVIAGPPADPAAVRDASDTREALRRIVDSGVEWVSRGDDSGTHRRERVLWELFDTRPRGDVYVEVGQGMGSTLTLTDERGAYTLSDRSTYLFMRDALELEILFEREPPLENRYSVIPVVAAADPEGGRALARWLASAQAQDAIADYGVDRFGTGLFVPLRPRCEF, from the coding sequence TTGAGGCGACGCGCGACGTTCGCTCTGCTGGCCGGCGCGGCGTGCCTGGTCGCCGCCGGCTGCGCCGAGGCGCCCGCGCGGGTCGTGCTCGCGACCACCACGTCGACCGAGGACTCGGGTCTGCTGGGCGCGCTGCTGCCGCTCTTTCACGAGGCCCACCCCGGCTACGCGGTGAACGTGGTCGCGGTGGGCACCGGCGCCGCGCTGGACCTGGGCCGCCGCGGCGACGCAGACGTGCTGCTGGTGCACCACCCGGAGGGCGAGCGGGAGTTTATCGCGGCGGGGCATGGGACCGGGCGATGCGAGCTGATGCTCAACGACTTCGTCATCGCGGGCCCGCCGGCGGATCCTGCCGCCGTGCGCGACGCGTCGGACACCCGGGAAGCGCTCCGGCGCATCGTCGACAGCGGCGTGGAATGGGTATCTCGCGGCGACGACAGCGGCACCCACCGGCGCGAGCGCGTGCTATGGGAGTTGTTCGACACCAGGCCGCGCGGCGACGTCTACGTCGAGGTCGGGCAGGGCATGGGCTCGACGCTGACGCTGACCGACGAGCGCGGCGCCTACACCCTGTCGGACCGCAGCACCTACCTCTTCATGCGCGACGCGCTGGAGCTCGAGATCCTGTTCGAACGCGAGCCGCCCCTCGAGAACCGCTACAGCGTGATCCCGGTGGTGGCGGCCGCCGATCCCGAAGGCGGCAGGGCGCTGGCGCGGTGGCTCGCGTCCGCGCAGGCGCAGGACGCCATCGCCGACTACGGCGTGGACAGATTCGGGACGGGGCTGTTCGTGCCGCTGCGGCCGAGGTGCGAGTTCTGA